CGAAGGCGGCCGCGCGCAGCTCGATGCGGGGTCGCGCTTTCGCCTCGACATGGACGCCACGAGCGGCAATGCACGCCGCGCACCGCTGTTGCATCCGGAAATCTTCGCGGCGCTGCAGGTGGGCACCGATCTGCTGCTCGACGACGGCAAGCTGCGGCTGCGCGTCGACAGTTACGGCGCCGACTTCGCAGAAACTACGGTGCTCGTCGGCGGGCCCATCTCCGACCGCAAGGGCGTGAATGTGCCGAGCGTGGTGCTGCCGATTTCGCCGCTCACGCCGAAAGACCTCGACGACCTGGCCTGCGGCCTGGCGATGGGCGTGGACTGGGTCGCGCTTTCCTTCGTGCAGCGCCCCGAGGACATCGAAGAGGCGCGCGCCATCATCGGCACCCGCGCGTGGATCATGGCCAAGCTCGAGAAGCCCGCGGCCATCGACCACCTGGATGCCATCGTCGATTTGTGCGACGGCGTCATGGTTGCGCGCGGCGACCTCGGCGTGGAGCTGCCGCCCGAGCGCGTGCCCGAATTGCAGCGCCTGATCGTGCGTGCCTGCCGCAAGCGCGGCAAGCCGGTGGTCGTGGCCACGCAAATGCTCGAATCGATGATTGCCGCACCGGTGCCCACGCGCGCCGAGGTGTCCGACGTTGCCACCGCCATCTACGACGGCGTGGATGCGGTCATGCTGTCGGCCGAATCGGCCTCCGGAAAGTATCCGCTGGAGGCCGTTTCCATGATGGAGCGGATCATCTCGCGCGTGGAATCCGATGCGTCCTACCGCATCGGCATCGACGCCACGCACGAAGCGTCCTTGTCGACCACGGCCGACGCGGTCTGCGCTTCGATGCGGCAGGTGGCTGCGCTGCTGGCGCCCGCCGCCACCGTCACCTACACCTCCTCGGGCTTCACGAGCCTGCGCGCCGCGCGGGAGCGGCCCGCGGTTTCCATCCTGGGGCTGACACCCGACATCGCCACCGCGCGCCGCATGGCGATGGTGTGGGGCGTGCATGCGGTGCTGGTCGACGACGTGCACGACGTGGCCGAGATGATCGAGTGCGCCTGCCGTGTCGCATGCACCGAAG
The Variovorax paradoxus genome window above contains:
- the pyk gene encoding pyruvate kinase produces the protein MRRTRSAKIVATLGPATTDEPAIRALFERGVDVFRLNFSHGTQHDHARRLDTIRRLEKEFGRPIGVLLDLQGPKLRLGTFEGGRAQLDAGSRFRLDMDATSGNARRAPLLHPEIFAALQVGTDLLLDDGKLRLRVDSYGADFAETTVLVGGPISDRKGVNVPSVVLPISPLTPKDLDDLACGLAMGVDWVALSFVQRPEDIEEARAIIGTRAWIMAKLEKPAAIDHLDAIVDLCDGVMVARGDLGVELPPERVPELQRLIVRACRKRGKPVVVATQMLESMIAAPVPTRAEVSDVATAIYDGVDAVMLSAESASGKYPLEAVSMMERIISRVESDASYRIGIDATHEASLSTTADAVCASMRQVAALLAPAATVTYTSSGFTSLRAARERPAVSILGLTPDIATARRMAMVWGVHAVLVDDVHDVAEMIECACRVACTEGFASTGSDVVVVAGLPFGLSGTTNLLHVARIP